A part of Helicobacter himalayensis genomic DNA contains:
- a CDS encoding YdcH family protein, which translates to MFHEYRDEVTALKTQNAHFAKVFEKHNELDDRIRRIEDGEELLPDMELEVLKKQKLLLKDEAYAMILEYRKAHKG; encoded by the coding sequence ATGTTTCACGAATATAGAGATGAGGTAACCGCACTGAAAACACAAAACGCGCATTTTGCGAAAGTTTTTGAAAAGCATAATGAGCTAGATGATAGAATCAGGCGCATTGAAGATGGCGAGGAATTGCTTCCTGATATGGAATTAGAAGTGTTGAAAAAACAAAAGCTTTTGCTTAAAGATGAAGCGTATGCGATGATTTTAGAATATCGTAAAGCACACAAGGGTTAA
- the gatC gene encoding Asp-tRNA(Asn)/Glu-tRNA(Gln) amidotransferase subunit GatC, producing the protein MQIDSKLLEKLERLSMLELSAEKKEQIATELSEILGFVENLETLNIQMPKDSQKEALKTPMREDVPTDSNIAKDVLAHAPQSEEGFFIVPKIIE; encoded by the coding sequence ATGCAAATAGATTCTAAGCTTTTAGAAAAGCTTGAGCGCCTAAGTATGCTTGAGCTAAGCGCGGAAAAAAAGGAGCAAATCGCCACAGAGCTAAGTGAGATTCTAGGCTTTGTGGAAAATTTGGAAACACTCAATATCCAAATGCCTAAAGATTCTCAAAAAGAAGCACTCAAAACACCAATGCGTGAAGATGTGCCAACAGATAGCAATATCGCTAAAGATGTCTTAGCGCACGCGCCACAGAGCGAAGAAGGCTTTTTTATTGTGCCAAAAATCATCGAATAG
- the ung gene encoding uracil-DNA glycosylase yields the protein MCQKSSNSTLDSIKLPNEWKELLGDFLQSSSFASIMVEYLRAYKSGKILYPPAKLLFKAFYLTLPQNVRVVILGQDPYHGALRVVDSNGVESLIPQAMGLSFSVPRPLPPPPSLKNIYKELARTTSFVPPNHGDLSAWGERGVLLLNAILSVEANKPASHKDFGWENFSDCVISALSSHFKGIVFMLWGAYAKKKAHLIDSKKHCILTTPHPSPLAQGFVGSGVFEKAQAYFIAHGQSPIDWSL from the coding sequence TTGTGCCAAAAATCATCGAATAGCACATTAGATTCCATCAAGCTACCAAATGAATGGAAGGAGCTTTTAGGCGATTTTTTGCAAAGTTCTTCTTTTGCTTCCATCATGGTAGAATACTTGCGCGCGTATAAATCTGGCAAGATTCTCTATCCCCCTGCAAAATTACTTTTCAAGGCTTTTTATCTTACGCTTCCACAAAATGTGCGTGTTGTCATTTTGGGACAAGATCCCTACCACGGCGCGCTTAGGGTGGTGGATTCTAATGGAGTGGAAAGTCTTATCCCTCAAGCTATGGGATTAAGCTTTTCTGTGCCAAGACCACTTCCCCCGCCACCTTCACTTAAAAATATTTACAAAGAACTTGCGCGCACGACTTCTTTTGTCCCGCCAAATCACGGCGATTTGAGCGCGTGGGGCGAAAGAGGCGTGTTGCTTTTAAATGCAATTTTGAGTGTGGAGGCAAATAAGCCAGCTTCACACAAAGACTTTGGCTGGGAAAATTTCAGTGATTGCGTGATAAGCGCGCTTTCTAGCCATTTTAAAGGTATTGTTTTTATGCTTTGGGGCGCGTATGCAAAGAAAAAGGCGCATTTAATCGATTCTAAAAAACACTGCATTCTTACCACACCACACCCAAGTCCGCTAGCGCAAGGATTTGTAGGTAGTGGCGTTTTTGAAAAAGCACAAGCCTATTTTATTGCGCATGGACAAAGCCCTATTGATTGGAGTTTATAA
- a CDS encoding tetratricopeptide repeat protein → MKACFLLMFCASFYAGALDFNAIYAYVAYKSGHYENALKIYDDIYAHSKTCENAYNLANTHYKLHSFASALKFYKQALELHCAGENTLYFHKPNNTEYARGDTSKGIESQTTNSVAESANLNNQKTSSISASASEAEPSGIHFRFGDTSKGIESRLTRAKIWHNLGNTLFMLERLDESKIAYANALSFYQTPQSAQNITYVDEMLAKKQSQAKIFKRDFQHLQTPDSHAAKFFVPNLEKLHQMPQQDSKKNTLDAW, encoded by the coding sequence TTGAAAGCTTGTTTTTTACTTATGTTTTGTGCGTCTTTTTATGCGGGCGCGCTCGATTTTAACGCTATTTATGCGTATGTGGCGTATAAAAGCGGACATTATGAAAATGCGCTTAAAATCTATGATGATATTTATGCGCATTCAAAGACTTGCGAAAACGCCTACAATCTCGCAAATACGCATTATAAATTGCATTCCTTTGCAAGCGCACTAAAATTCTACAAACAAGCGCTTGAGTTGCATTGTGCTGGGGAAAATACACTGTATTTTCATAAACCAAATAATACCGAGTATGCGCGAGGCGATACATCTAAAGGAATAGAATCTCAAACCACCAACAGCGTTGCAGAATCTGCAAATCTCAATAACCAAAAAACATCGAGTATAAGCGCGAGCGCAAGCGAGGCGGAGCCAAGCGGAATTCACTTCCGCTTCGGCGATACATCTAAAGGGATAGAATCTAGGCTCACGCGCGCAAAAATTTGGCATAATCTTGGCAATACGCTTTTTATGCTGGAACGTTTAGATGAAAGCAAGATTGCCTACGCAAATGCCCTTAGCTTTTATCAAACTCCCCAAAGCGCGCAAAATATCACCTATGTCGATGAAATGCTTGCTAAAAAGCAATCTCAAGCAAAAATTTTTAAAAGAGACTTTCAGCATTTACAAACACCAGATTCTCACGCTGCAAAGTTTTTCGTGCCAAATTTAGAAAAATTACACCAAATGCCACAGCAAGATTCCAAAAAAAATACACTAGATGCGTGGTAG
- a CDS encoding triose-phosphate isomerase gives MGQTKIVAANFKCNLTRAQTKSYIENLDSALARDFRAESARVAVFPNQSALLENKFSTLTIGAQNATNAQNGAFTGEIGLEQLAEFGINTILIGHSERRTLFYENQKNVAQKFAFFKERNFTIFYCIGESLEVRQSGKVAEFLQSQFEGIDVKHKNLIIAYEPIWAIGTGVSASLKEIQDTHKILRSFSSAPLLYGGSVNEKNAKDILSLPNVDGVLVGSASLEKEKFLQIIDSAF, from the coding sequence ATGGGACAAACAAAAATCGTCGCAGCTAATTTTAAATGCAATCTCACGCGCGCGCAGACAAAAAGCTATATTGAAAATCTAGATTCTGCTTTGGCTAGGGATTTCAGGGCAGAATCCGCACGTGTCGCGGTATTCCCCAATCAAAGCGCTTTGCTTGAAAATAAATTTAGCACTCTCACAATCGGCGCGCAAAATGCCACAAACGCGCAAAATGGTGCATTTACGGGTGAAATCGGCTTGGAGCAATTGGCGGAATTTGGTATTAACACCATTCTTATCGGGCATAGCGAGCGCAGAACTCTTTTTTATGAAAATCAAAAAAATGTGGCGCAAAAGTTTGCATTTTTCAAAGAAAGAAACTTTACTATTTTCTACTGCATTGGCGAAAGTTTGGAAGTGCGCCAAAGTGGGAAAGTTGCGGAATTTTTGCAAAGCCAGTTTGAAGGCATCGATGTGAAGCATAAAAATCTTATTATTGCGTATGAGCCTATTTGGGCGATAGGCACGGGCGTGAGCGCAAGTCTCAAAGAGATACAAGACACGCATAAAATCCTGCGTAGCTTTTCAAGCGCTCCATTGCTCTATGGTGGCAGTGTGAATGAAAAAAATGCAAAAGATATTTTGTCTTTACCAAATGTCGATGGTGTGCTGGTAGGAAGTGCGAGCTTAGAGAAAGAAAAGTTTTTGCAAATTATAGATTCTGCTTTTTAA